One Arthrobacter sp. Marseille-P9274 genomic region harbors:
- a CDS encoding RpiB/LacA/LacB family sugar-phosphate isomerase has product MALRLILGSDEAGVDYKDQILADLRQDPRVGEIIDIGVNRSDEDFAKPYPYIGIAAGELIRDGRADRAILFCGTGLGVAISANKVEGIRAATAHDSFSVERSVLSNNCQILTMGQRVIGLELARRLAKEWIGYTFDPSSASAAKVQVLEEFEGAAAVTGGA; this is encoded by the coding sequence ATGGCACTGCGACTCATCCTCGGCTCGGACGAAGCCGGCGTCGACTACAAGGACCAGATCCTGGCCGACCTGCGGCAGGACCCGCGTGTCGGCGAAATCATCGACATCGGCGTCAACCGCTCCGACGAGGACTTCGCCAAGCCCTATCCGTACATCGGCATCGCCGCCGGCGAGCTTATCCGGGACGGCCGCGCCGACCGCGCGATCCTGTTCTGCGGCACCGGCCTGGGCGTGGCCATCTCCGCCAACAAGGTCGAGGGCATCCGCGCGGCCACCGCCCACGATTCCTTCTCCGTGGAGCGCTCCGTGCTCTCGAACAACTGCCAGATCCTCACCATGGGCCAGCGCGTCATCGGCCTCGAGCTGGCCCGCCGCCTGGCCAAGGAGTGGATCGGCTACACCTTCGACCCGTCCTCCGCCTCCGCGGCGAAGGTCCAGGTGCTCGAGGAGTTCGAAGGGGCGGCGGCAGTCACCGGCGGTGCCTGA
- a CDS encoding SDR family oxidoreductase, with translation MERFSGKSVIITGAGSGLGRAAALQVAKEEGRLTLVDLSETGLKETVEEIRAAAPDAEVQTVTANVADEAQVENYVAEAVKRFGRIDGFFNNAGIEGKQNLTEDFGSDEFAKVVSVNLNGVFFGLKHVLKVMKEQGSGAVVNTASVGGIRGVGNQSGYAASKHGVVGLTRNSGIEYGQYGVQVNAIAPGAIMTPMVEGSLKQMDPENWEEVGQQFVQPNPMKRFGKPEEVGQLVAFLLSGDAGFINAAVIPIDGGQSYKY, from the coding sequence ATGGAGAGATTCTCAGGCAAATCAGTCATCATCACCGGCGCAGGCTCCGGGCTCGGCCGGGCAGCCGCGCTCCAGGTCGCGAAGGAAGAGGGCCGCCTGACGCTGGTCGACCTCAGCGAGACCGGCCTGAAGGAGACGGTCGAAGAGATCCGCGCCGCCGCCCCGGACGCCGAGGTCCAGACCGTCACCGCCAACGTCGCCGACGAAGCCCAGGTGGAAAACTACGTCGCCGAGGCCGTGAAGCGCTTCGGCCGGATCGACGGCTTCTTCAACAACGCCGGCATCGAGGGCAAGCAGAACCTCACCGAAGACTTCGGCTCCGACGAGTTCGCCAAGGTCGTTTCCGTCAACCTCAACGGCGTCTTCTTCGGCCTCAAGCACGTCCTGAAGGTCATGAAGGAGCAAGGCTCCGGCGCCGTCGTCAACACCGCCTCGGTCGGCGGCATCCGCGGGGTCGGCAACCAGTCCGGCTACGCCGCTTCCAAGCACGGCGTCGTCGGCCTCACCCGCAACTCCGGCATCGAGTACGGCCAGTACGGCGTGCAGGTCAACGCCATCGCCCCGGGCGCCATCATGACCCCGATGGTCGAGGGCTCGCTCAAGCAGATGGATCCGGAGAACTGGGAAGAGGTCGGCCAGCAGTTCGTGCAGCCCAATCCGATGAAGCGCTTCGGCAAGCCCGAGGAGGTCGGCCAGCTCGTTGCCTTCCTGCTCTCCGGCGACGCCGGCTTCATCAACGCGGCCGTCATCCCGATCGACGGCGGCCAGTCCTATAAGTACTAA
- a CDS encoding FAD-binding monooxygenase, which translates to MQFHHHGYVSGDPRIQPAAGVGINRPEELPSEVDVLIVGSGPAGMLAAAQLAQFPDINTRIIERRPGRLEIGQADGIQARSVETFQAFGFAEEITAEAYWITEMAFWRPDTENPKNIVRGGRAKDDEAGISEFKHLIVNQARVLDYFARTAAQSPARLKPDYGWDFQTLEVADEGEYPVKVTLVRSAGPDEGTEKIVHAKYVIGSDGARSKVRASIGCTMAGDQANHAWGVMDVVAKTDFPDIRLKCAIQSHDGGSILHIPREGGHLFRMYVDLGVVPENDNGAIRKTSIETIIRKANEIMHPYTVEVRDVAWHSVYEVGHRLTDRFDDVVPEQLGTRTPRVFITGDACHTHSAKAGQGMNVSMQDGFNIAWKLGHVLEGRSPESLLSTYSAERQVVAKNLIDFDKTWSTMMAKKPEEFEDPSELEDFYVRTAEFPAGFMTEYTPSLIIGEAKHQSLATGFPIGKRFKSAMACRVADTNPLHLGHQASADGRWRIYVFADPAAPGADSPTTELAQWLSTSQESPLAAQPQGGDDDAWFDVKVIYQQPHEDIDINAVPAVFKPEVGPFKLTDLQKVYGVVPGDDIFDVRGLDRNGVVVVVRPDQYVANVLPLTAKDELAAFFAPLLQARQPQH; encoded by the coding sequence GTGCAGTTCCACCACCACGGTTACGTATCCGGTGACCCGCGCATCCAACCGGCCGCCGGCGTCGGCATCAATCGCCCCGAGGAACTGCCCTCCGAGGTGGACGTCCTGATCGTCGGTTCCGGCCCTGCGGGCATGCTCGCCGCCGCGCAGCTCGCCCAGTTCCCCGACATCAACACGCGCATCATCGAGCGCCGCCCCGGCCGGCTGGAGATCGGGCAGGCGGACGGCATCCAGGCCCGCAGCGTCGAGACCTTCCAGGCCTTCGGCTTCGCCGAGGAGATCACCGCCGAGGCGTACTGGATCACCGAGATGGCGTTCTGGCGCCCGGACACGGAGAACCCGAAGAACATCGTGCGCGGCGGCCGCGCGAAGGACGACGAGGCTGGCATCAGCGAGTTCAAGCACCTGATCGTCAACCAGGCGCGCGTGCTGGACTACTTCGCCCGCACGGCCGCCCAGTCCCCCGCCCGCCTGAAGCCCGACTACGGCTGGGACTTCCAGACGCTGGAGGTCGCCGACGAGGGCGAGTACCCGGTCAAGGTCACCCTCGTGCGCAGCGCCGGCCCGGACGAAGGCACGGAGAAGATCGTGCACGCCAAGTACGTTATTGGCTCCGACGGCGCGCGCAGCAAGGTCCGCGCCTCGATCGGCTGCACCATGGCCGGCGACCAGGCCAACCATGCCTGGGGCGTCATGGACGTCGTCGCCAAGACCGACTTCCCGGACATCCGCCTCAAGTGCGCGATCCAGTCCCACGACGGCGGCAGCATCCTGCACATTCCGCGCGAGGGCGGGCACCTGTTCCGTATGTACGTTGACCTCGGGGTTGTCCCGGAGAACGACAACGGCGCCATCCGCAAGACCTCGATCGAGACCATCATCCGGAAGGCCAACGAGATCATGCACCCGTACACCGTCGAGGTGCGCGACGTGGCGTGGCACAGCGTCTATGAGGTCGGGCACCGGCTCACCGACCGCTTCGACGACGTCGTCCCGGAGCAGCTGGGGACCCGTACTCCGCGCGTGTTCATCACCGGCGACGCCTGCCACACCCACTCCGCGAAGGCCGGCCAGGGCATGAACGTGTCCATGCAGGACGGCTTCAACATCGCCTGGAAGCTGGGACATGTCCTCGAGGGCCGCAGCCCCGAATCGCTGCTGTCCACCTACTCGGCCGAGCGCCAGGTCGTCGCGAAGAACCTCATCGACTTCGACAAGACCTGGTCCACGATGATGGCCAAGAAGCCCGAGGAGTTCGAGGACCCCTCGGAGCTCGAGGACTTCTACGTGCGCACCGCCGAGTTCCCGGCCGGGTTCATGACCGAGTACACGCCGTCCCTGATCATCGGAGAGGCCAAGCACCAGTCGCTCGCCACCGGCTTCCCGATCGGCAAGCGCTTCAAGTCTGCGATGGCCTGCCGCGTCGCCGACACGAACCCGCTGCACCTGGGACACCAGGCCTCTGCCGACGGCCGCTGGCGCATCTACGTCTTTGCGGACCCGGCGGCGCCCGGCGCGGACTCCCCCACCACCGAGCTCGCCCAGTGGCTCTCCACCTCGCAGGAGTCCCCGCTGGCGGCCCAGCCGCAGGGCGGCGACGACGACGCGTGGTTCGATGTGAAGGTCATCTACCAGCAGCCGCACGAGGACATCGACATCAACGCCGTCCCGGCGGTGTTCAAGCCGGAGGTCGGCCCGTTCAAGCTGACCGACCTGCAGAAGGTCTACGGAGTCGTCCCGGGCGACGACATCTTCGATGTCCGCGGCCTGGACCGCAACGGCGTCGTCGTCGTGGTCCGCCCGGACCAGTATGTGGCGAACGTCCTGCCGCTGACCGCGAAGGACGAACTGGCCGCGTTCTTCGCGCCGCTGCTGCAGGCCCGCCAGCCACAGCACTGA
- a CDS encoding DNA alkylation repair protein, protein MSETAAEVMAELATLEDPKMREANEKRGDDHGVNLSKLRAVAKRLKTQQDLARELWATNDTAARLLALLICRPKAFERDELDAMLRESRAPKVHDWLVNYVVKKSPHAEELRVAWSADADPVVASAGWALTTERVAKKPEGLDLDELLDSIEAEMKDAPDRLQWAMNHTLAQIGIEHAEHRARALGIGERLGVLKDYPTPPNCTSPYAPDWINEMVSRRSA, encoded by the coding sequence ATGTCCGAGACGGCAGCCGAGGTGATGGCAGAACTGGCCACGCTCGAGGACCCGAAAATGCGCGAGGCGAACGAAAAGCGCGGCGACGACCACGGGGTGAACCTGTCCAAGCTGCGCGCGGTCGCCAAGCGGCTCAAGACGCAGCAGGACCTCGCCCGCGAACTGTGGGCGACAAACGACACCGCCGCGCGGCTGCTCGCGCTGCTGATCTGCCGGCCAAAGGCGTTCGAGCGCGACGAGCTGGACGCGATGCTGCGCGAGTCCCGGGCACCCAAGGTGCACGACTGGCTCGTCAACTACGTGGTGAAGAAGAGCCCGCACGCCGAAGAACTGCGGGTGGCCTGGTCCGCGGACGCCGATCCCGTCGTCGCCAGCGCCGGCTGGGCCCTGACCACCGAGCGCGTCGCGAAGAAGCCCGAGGGCCTGGACCTCGACGAACTCCTCGACTCGATCGAGGCGGAGATGAAGGACGCGCCGGACCGCCTGCAGTGGGCGATGAACCACACCCTCGCGCAGATCGGCATCGAGCACGCCGAGCACCGCGCCCGCGCGCTCGGCATCGGCGAACGCCTGGGAGTTCTCAAGGACTACCCGACGCCGCCGAACTGCACGTCCCCGTACGCGCCCGACTGGATCAACGAGATGGTCAGCCGGAGGAGCGCTTAA
- a CDS encoding NAD(P)-dependent oxidoreductase, translated as MRIGIIGATGNAGRALFNEATKRGHDTRAIVRSAAKAAEILGADAAVLERDAFSVTSDDLTAFDVVVNAFGTAPDQAHQHVDLARSLVERAAAGGPRLVFILGAGSLTTGDDDHLFVEDIRNFPGAEAWISTPENQLKELEFLRGVTDADWVGVSPSAMFVPGEASEPVLGSDRLLYAGDGESRTTTGTMAVAILNEIEQPAHRRTRFTVSDS; from the coding sequence ATGAGGATCGGAATCATCGGAGCCACCGGCAACGCAGGGCGCGCCCTGTTCAACGAGGCGACCAAGCGCGGGCACGACACCAGGGCCATCGTCCGCAGTGCGGCCAAGGCTGCCGAGATCCTGGGGGCGGACGCCGCGGTTCTCGAACGCGACGCCTTCTCCGTCACCTCAGACGACCTGACGGCCTTCGACGTCGTCGTCAATGCCTTCGGCACCGCCCCTGACCAGGCCCACCAGCACGTCGATCTCGCGCGCTCGCTGGTAGAGCGCGCTGCCGCAGGGGGTCCCCGCCTGGTCTTTATCCTCGGCGCCGGCAGCCTGACCACCGGGGATGACGACCACCTGTTCGTCGAGGACATCCGCAACTTCCCCGGAGCCGAGGCATGGATCTCCACGCCGGAGAACCAGCTCAAGGAGCTCGAGTTCCTGCGCGGCGTGACCGACGCCGACTGGGTCGGAGTATCGCCGTCCGCCATGTTCGTTCCCGGCGAGGCGTCCGAGCCGGTTCTGGGCAGCGACCGGCTCCTCTACGCCGGCGACGGAGAATCCCGCACCACCACCGGCACCATGGCCGTGGCCATTCTCAACGAAATCGAGCAGCCCGCACATCGCCGGACCCGCTTTACGGTTAGCGACAGCTGA
- a CDS encoding DNA-formamidopyrimidine glycosylase family protein codes for MPEMPEVQGLVDFLRLKLLPPNAPPAVVDDVEVLSFSVLKTANVPLDLLGAGPVSDVARRGKFIDITAGGAHLVMHLAKAGWLRWSDGLKPGRLRPGKGPIALRVRFAADAAEKPGFDLTEAGTKKSLAAYVVKDPLEVPGIARLGPDALDVDQDAFARLVASHSGQIKGLLRDQSALAGIGNAYSDEILHAAHLSPFANASKLGDEDVQRLFGAMRDTLEAAIAGASGRPAAELKDSKRKAMRVHGRTGQACPVCGDEVREVSFADSSLQYCPTCQTGGKLLADRRTSKFLK; via the coding sequence ATGCCGGAGATGCCCGAAGTGCAGGGACTCGTCGACTTCCTGCGGCTGAAGCTCCTGCCGCCGAATGCTCCGCCGGCCGTAGTTGACGATGTCGAGGTGCTGTCCTTCTCGGTGCTGAAGACGGCGAACGTCCCGCTGGACCTGCTGGGCGCCGGGCCCGTGTCCGACGTGGCTCGCCGGGGGAAGTTCATCGACATCACGGCGGGCGGCGCGCACCTGGTGATGCACCTGGCCAAGGCCGGCTGGCTCCGCTGGTCGGACGGGCTCAAGCCCGGGCGGCTCCGGCCGGGCAAGGGGCCGATCGCGCTGCGGGTGCGGTTCGCGGCGGACGCCGCGGAGAAGCCGGGATTCGACCTCACGGAGGCCGGCACCAAGAAGTCCCTCGCGGCCTATGTCGTCAAGGATCCGCTTGAGGTCCCGGGCATTGCCCGGCTGGGACCGGACGCGCTCGACGTCGACCAGGACGCCTTCGCGCGGCTGGTGGCGTCGCACTCGGGCCAGATCAAGGGGCTCCTGCGGGACCAGTCGGCGCTCGCCGGCATCGGGAACGCCTACAGCGACGAGATTCTGCACGCGGCACATCTTTCGCCCTTCGCCAACGCCTCGAAGCTCGGGGATGAGGACGTGCAGCGGCTGTTCGGGGCCATGCGGGACACGCTGGAGGCCGCGATCGCCGGGGCTTCGGGGCGGCCGGCGGCCGAGCTCAAGGATTCCAAGCGGAAGGCGATGCGCGTGCACGGGCGGACCGGCCAGGCCTGCCCCGTCTGCGGGGACGAGGTCCGGGAGGTCTCCTTTGCCGACTCGTCGCTGCAGTACTGCCCGACCTGCCAGACCGGCGGCAAGCTGCTGGCGGACCGGAGGACGTCGAAGTTCCTTAAATGA
- a CDS encoding metallophosphoesterase → MATRILLLADTHIPRRARVLPAQVWTAVEHADVVFHAGDWVDTATLDALESRAHRLIGVWGNNDGGELRARLPEVARVELEGLRFAMVHETGAAAGREARCAARFPDADVLVFGHSHIPWDTKAATGLRLLNPGSPTDRRRQPACTYLTAVADAGELRDVRLVPVDRTPAPQ, encoded by the coding sequence ATGGCCACCCGCATCCTGCTCCTCGCCGACACCCACATCCCCAGGCGCGCCCGCGTCCTGCCCGCACAGGTGTGGACCGCCGTCGAACACGCTGACGTGGTCTTCCACGCCGGCGACTGGGTGGACACGGCGACGCTCGACGCACTGGAGTCGCGCGCACACCGGCTGATCGGCGTGTGGGGCAACAACGACGGCGGCGAGCTCCGCGCGCGGCTGCCGGAGGTCGCGCGCGTGGAGCTGGAGGGGCTCCGCTTCGCCATGGTCCACGAGACCGGAGCCGCCGCAGGCCGCGAGGCCCGCTGCGCCGCGCGGTTTCCGGACGCCGACGTACTGGTCTTCGGCCATAGCCACATTCCCTGGGACACCAAGGCTGCCACGGGGCTGCGCCTGCTCAACCCCGGCTCCCCCACGGACCGGCGCCGGCAGCCCGCCTGCACCTATCTGACGGCCGTCGCCGACGCCGGGGAGCTCCGCGACGTCCGGCTCGTGCCGGTGGACCGGACCCCGGCCCCGCAATGA
- a CDS encoding cytochrome P450, with amino-acid sequence MTVETSVSSKIDLFSDEVLLDPYPFFAELREQASVVRLEKNGVWALTRYGVIRDALANWEVFSSNAVAFNDDMNAALVGTSLATDPPEHQRLRAALTENLTPRALRKLKGSIDEKADALVAELVERGSFDAIDDLARALPIAVVTDLIGLQGVARENILRWGEAAFNVLGPVNERTAQNFPVAGELFQWCLNVQASDLTEGSMGRAIFAAAERGEIPMESCGQIIHQYLGAGVDTTIAAIGNAIAQFAANPDQFDLVREDRSIIPSAFNEVLRYEAPAHAFARLVKQDIEIDGTLIPAGDKVAILYGAGNRDPRHYENPDAFLAKRNPVDHLSFGYGIHSCAGQGLARLEAHAVIDSLARRVRRFTVGEPERSINNMTHSLNRLPVLEIDPA; translated from the coding sequence ATGACCGTTGAGACATCGGTTTCGTCCAAGATCGACCTGTTTTCCGACGAGGTCCTGCTGGACCCGTATCCCTTCTTCGCCGAGCTGCGGGAACAGGCCTCCGTGGTCCGTCTCGAAAAGAACGGCGTTTGGGCGCTGACCCGCTACGGCGTGATCCGTGATGCGCTGGCGAACTGGGAGGTCTTTTCCTCCAACGCCGTTGCTTTCAACGACGACATGAATGCCGCCCTCGTCGGGACCAGCCTGGCGACCGACCCGCCGGAGCACCAGCGGCTCCGCGCGGCGCTGACGGAGAACCTGACCCCGCGCGCGCTCCGCAAGCTCAAGGGGAGCATCGACGAGAAGGCCGACGCGCTGGTGGCCGAACTCGTCGAGCGCGGCTCGTTCGACGCGATCGACGACCTCGCCCGGGCGCTGCCCATCGCCGTGGTGACCGACCTGATCGGCCTGCAGGGCGTCGCCCGCGAGAACATCCTCCGCTGGGGCGAGGCTGCGTTCAATGTCCTCGGCCCCGTGAACGAGCGGACCGCGCAGAACTTCCCGGTCGCCGGCGAACTGTTCCAGTGGTGCCTCAACGTCCAGGCCAGCGACCTGACCGAGGGCAGCATGGGACGCGCCATCTTCGCCGCCGCCGAACGCGGCGAGATCCCGATGGAGAGCTGCGGGCAGATCATCCACCAGTACCTCGGCGCCGGTGTGGACACCACCATCGCGGCCATCGGCAACGCCATCGCGCAGTTCGCGGCGAACCCGGACCAGTTCGACCTCGTCCGCGAGGACCGGTCCATCATCCCGTCCGCCTTCAACGAAGTCCTGCGCTACGAAGCGCCGGCACACGCCTTCGCGCGTCTGGTCAAGCAGGACATCGAAATCGACGGCACGCTGATTCCCGCCGGGGACAAGGTTGCCATCCTCTACGGCGCCGGCAACCGGGACCCGCGCCACTACGAGAACCCCGATGCCTTCCTGGCCAAGCGGAACCCGGTGGACCACCTCTCCTTCGGCTACGGGATCCACAGCTGCGCCGGACAGGGCCTGGCCCGCCTCGAGGCCCACGCCGTCATCGATTCCCTGGCCCGCCGGGTGCGCCGCTTCACTGTCGGCGAGCCGGAGCGCTCCATCAACAACATGACCCACAGCCTCAACAGGCTGCCGGTCCTCGAGATCGACCCCGCCTGA
- a CDS encoding LysR family transcriptional regulator — MADRNADSATDADLSRLASVDLNLLVPLLALLEERSVTRAARKVGLSQPAMSHGLNRTRRLLNDELLVRQGRGMVLTPRAAELIVPLRQALHQAARIVTGTSFDPAVDHRLITVAMTNSTAFVIGSELSRLLAERAPNVVLRLRTTSVTTSAAFAEDAADVVLLPEAFPTPHPRERLYDDRWVVVASWNEPKDADALELLEKVPHVFLDEPAERQRPYEILDEKKIQYRVRQRVSDYLFIPHLIAQSGGGVAIHRYQVGLEFEGRFDLRVEEFPFPIEALGIDMVWNPWLADGPFKAWLREMLIEAAEPLRARYRSPQ; from the coding sequence ATGGCCGACCGTAACGCGGACTCCGCGACGGACGCGGACCTCTCCCGGCTGGCCTCGGTGGACCTCAACCTGCTGGTTCCGCTGCTGGCGCTGCTGGAGGAGCGGTCGGTCACCCGGGCCGCCCGCAAGGTGGGGCTGTCGCAGCCCGCCATGAGCCACGGGCTGAACCGGACCCGCCGCCTGCTCAATGACGAACTCCTGGTCCGGCAGGGGCGCGGGATGGTGCTCACGCCGCGCGCAGCCGAACTCATCGTGCCGCTGCGCCAGGCGCTGCACCAGGCGGCGAGGATTGTCACGGGCACCAGCTTCGATCCCGCCGTCGACCACCGCCTGATCACCGTGGCGATGACCAACAGCACCGCGTTTGTGATCGGCAGCGAGCTGAGCCGGCTCCTGGCGGAGCGGGCACCGAATGTGGTGCTGCGGCTGCGCACCACGAGCGTCACGACGAGCGCGGCGTTTGCCGAGGACGCGGCCGACGTCGTGCTGCTCCCGGAGGCATTTCCCACGCCGCATCCGCGGGAGCGCCTGTACGACGACCGGTGGGTGGTGGTCGCATCGTGGAACGAGCCGAAGGACGCCGATGCGCTGGAGCTGCTGGAGAAAGTGCCGCATGTGTTCCTCGATGAGCCGGCGGAGCGCCAGCGGCCGTACGAGATCCTGGACGAAAAGAAGATCCAGTACAGGGTCCGCCAGCGGGTGTCGGACTACCTGTTCATCCCGCACCTGATCGCGCAGTCCGGCGGGGGCGTGGCGATCCACCGGTACCAGGTCGGGCTGGAATTCGAGGGCCGGTTCGACCTGCGCGTGGAGGAGTTTCCGTTCCCCATCGAGGCCCTCGGCATCGACATGGTGTGGAACCCCTGGCTGGCCGACGGCCCCTTCAAGGCCTGGCTGCGCGAGATGCTCATCGAGGCGGCCGAGCCGCTGCGGGCGCGCTACCGGTCCCCGCAATAA
- a CDS encoding HtaA domain-containing protein: MAVQPGLTWNVKDSFVAYVEALDDGGAEVLSPASRLESGFHFPWGEAAPVRDPDNFAGALQFLGAVRFAGHWGALDVELRDPRIELAGGTGTLLVRERGGLDSGKMLPFAGLEVGPGVEEADGSLLLELTASLTGHGRLLLGGQYAVGQPLSPLQVAFPARHGRP; the protein is encoded by the coding sequence ATGGCAGTGCAGCCCGGACTGACCTGGAATGTGAAAGACAGTTTCGTTGCCTACGTTGAGGCCCTCGACGACGGCGGGGCGGAGGTGCTCTCGCCGGCGTCCCGCCTCGAGTCGGGGTTCCACTTTCCCTGGGGTGAGGCCGCACCGGTCCGGGATCCCGACAACTTCGCCGGAGCCCTGCAGTTCCTGGGCGCCGTCCGGTTCGCCGGGCACTGGGGCGCCCTCGATGTCGAGCTGCGGGATCCCCGGATCGAGCTGGCCGGTGGCACGGGCACGCTGCTGGTCCGCGAACGGGGCGGGCTGGACTCGGGCAAGATGCTCCCGTTCGCCGGCCTTGAGGTGGGGCCGGGCGTGGAAGAGGCCGACGGCTCCCTCCTGCTGGAACTGACTGCCTCGCTGACCGGGCACGGGCGACTGCTGCTGGGCGGGCAGTACGCCGTCGGACAGCCGCTGAGCCCGCTCCAGGTCGCGTTCCCTGCCCGCCATGGCCGACCGTAA
- a CDS encoding ferredoxin, translated as MNIILDRPRCEGHGLCEEVAPQLMHLDDEGELVLDVEQVDGDVDAAKAAVRVCPVAALKLA; from the coding sequence ATGAACATCATCCTGGATCGGCCGCGTTGCGAAGGGCACGGGCTGTGCGAAGAAGTCGCCCCGCAGCTGATGCATCTGGACGATGAGGGCGAGCTGGTCCTGGACGTCGAGCAGGTTGACGGCGACGTCGACGCGGCGAAGGCCGCCGTGCGCGTCTGCCCCGTGGCCGCCCTGAAACTGGCGTGA
- a CDS encoding NAD(P)/FAD-dependent oxidoreductase: protein MRMERIVVVGNGIAGLTAADSLRAAGFDGELTIVGDEHHAPYSRPALSKAALLDAADMTSHELPAASHEAQEILGVSAAGLDAGRKLVLLEDGTGLPYDGVVLATGSRARRLGTGSAAHGNELTLRNLEDALALRRRLANRPSVVVVGGGALGMEIASGCLSVGCEVTLVSRNRPLSGQLGPYLSAVFLAAALGAGLKLAPSHALGLQDDGGRPRVSFADGSTLDADLVISAVGDVPNTEWLAASGLLANGRLEVDTRGRVRPDVVAAGDVAAFPTARGIRRIPLWTSAIEQSKAAALALLMGDEAPELNFQPYFWTEQFGLNLKASGFLPLLGEPELLAGDPRGGPALMRWSHADGTGTAVGINYRIPIPKLRRLANAPAAVAPSAA from the coding sequence ATGCGGATGGAACGGATCGTCGTCGTCGGCAACGGCATTGCCGGCCTGACGGCGGCAGACTCCTTGCGGGCCGCGGGTTTCGACGGCGAGCTGACCATCGTCGGCGACGAGCACCATGCGCCGTACAGCCGTCCCGCCCTGTCCAAGGCGGCCCTGCTCGACGCCGCGGACATGACGTCCCACGAGCTGCCCGCCGCGAGCCATGAAGCGCAGGAGATCCTCGGAGTCAGCGCCGCGGGACTGGATGCCGGACGGAAGCTCGTGCTCCTCGAGGACGGCACCGGCCTGCCGTACGACGGCGTCGTCCTCGCCACCGGATCGCGGGCCCGCCGCCTGGGAACCGGCAGCGCGGCGCACGGGAACGAACTGACGCTGCGCAACCTCGAAGACGCGCTGGCGCTGCGGCGCCGGCTCGCGAACCGCCCGTCGGTCGTCGTGGTCGGCGGCGGCGCCCTGGGCATGGAGATCGCCTCCGGCTGCCTGTCCGTCGGCTGCGAGGTCACGCTCGTGTCCCGCAACCGGCCGCTCAGCGGGCAGCTGGGCCCGTACCTGTCGGCGGTCTTCCTCGCCGCGGCGCTGGGTGCCGGGCTGAAGCTCGCGCCGTCCCATGCCCTCGGGCTCCAGGACGACGGCGGGCGGCCCCGCGTCTCCTTCGCCGACGGTTCCACTCTTGACGCCGACCTCGTAATCAGCGCCGTCGGCGACGTGCCCAACACCGAGTGGCTGGCGGCCAGCGGCCTCCTCGCCAACGGGAGGCTCGAGGTCGACACCCGCGGGCGCGTCCGTCCGGACGTCGTCGCCGCCGGAGACGTGGCCGCCTTCCCGACGGCCCGCGGCATCCGCCGGATCCCGCTCTGGACCAGCGCCATCGAGCAGAGCAAGGCCGCGGCCCTCGCGCTGCTCATGGGCGACGAGGCCCCGGAGCTCAACTTCCAGCCCTACTTCTGGACCGAGCAGTTCGGCCTGAACCTCAAGGCCAGCGGCTTCCTGCCCCTGCTTGGCGAGCCCGAGCTCCTCGCGGGGGATCCGCGCGGCGGCCCGGCCCTCATGCGCTGGTCGCACGCGGACGGCACGGGCACCGCCGTCGGCATTAATTACCGGATCCCGATCCCGAAGCTGCGCCGCCTGGCCAACGCGCCCGCCGCCGTCGCGCCTTCCGCCGCCTGA